In the Topomyia yanbarensis strain Yona2022 chromosome 3, ASM3024719v1, whole genome shotgun sequence genome, one interval contains:
- the LOC131687421 gene encoding uncharacterized protein LOC131687421, giving the protein MDILVADASEVINARKKKPNQERGKQAQKGHVHAHSSSGGGENPPRQPCPACGKVDHRVWNCEKFHQMNMLSRLEVTEKAKLCEICLFNHGLPILSYFDAEPKVLIGLQNLELFAPLETRVGQPGDPVAVRSTLGWAVYGPSQSVLMESGFHGLHDCQRVIDDELNELMRQQYLLEETVVCTLPLPESTDDIRAREILEQTTRRIGNRFETGLIWKSDDFEFPDSWGMAVRRLKGLEVKLTKDPELRENVFQQIREYLTKGYAHKATERELDAANPKRVWYLPINVVTHPKKPEKKRLVWDAAARVEGVSLNSQLMKGPDLLRSLPSVICTFRERPIAFGGDIRKMFHQVQIIPEDKHSQRFLFRFDAQQDPDTYIMDVVTFGATCSPCSVQHVMHKNALESADEFPSAAAAIMGSTYMDDYFDSADSPEEVIGRAKEVRTIHARAGFEMRNWMSNSEQVLHALGECNEQKRLKIGLDKQNGWERVLGLVWNPYGDFFTFSTEFQGDLAEYVTGNGWPTKRITARCVMSLFDPMGLLAPYLIHGKMLIQDLWRCGIHWDQRIPEDEHKKWKKWLHVFTDASELGLGCAAYFRVVNDAGVYCTLVMAKSKVASIKYQSIPRRELQAATLGARLAVRVHDCHSLNICSTTFWTDSSTVLSWIRSDSRRYKQYVAHRVGEILTHSQLQDWRWLPSKENVADCLTKWGNDTEPDINSRWFHAPSLLWKSEENWPQQRKVAANTELELRPRYLLHHMQISETQQGVERVSKWNVLVRSIAFAYRFIRNCKLKANGQPIQTIKAVDHQLKCLLRQVPAIDFPLDRSEYEKAEQHLWRVAQSECFSDEVAILLKNRDISAELLVSIDKSTPTYNR; this is encoded by the exons ATGGACATTTTGGTCGCGGACGCAAGCGAGGTGATCAACGCGAGAAAGAAGAAACCCAACCAAGAGAGGGGAAAGCAAGCTCAGAAAGGGCACGTTCATGCTCATAGTAGCAGTGGCGGGGGCGAGAATCCACCACGTCAGCCCTGCCCGGCCTGCGGGAAAGTCGATCATCGTGTATGGAATTGTGAAAAGTTTCATCAAATGAACATGTTATCACGCCTAGAGGTTACAGAGAAGGCAAAACTTTGCGAGATATGCCTGTTCAATCACG GTCTACCAATTCTTTCGTACTTTGATGCAGAACCGAAAGTACTGATTGGGTTACAGAACCTAGAACTGTTTGCGCCACTCGAAACTCGCGTTGGTCAACCTGGCGACCCCGTGGCCGTTCGAAGTACACTCGGTTGGGCTGTGTACGGTCCAAGTCAGAGCGTGCTGATGGAAAGCGGGTTTCACGGGCTCCACGATTGCCAGCGAGTAATTGACGACGAGCTCAATGAGCTGATGCGACAGCAATACTTGTTAGAAGAGACCGTGGTGTGCACCCTCCCGCTTCCAGAATCAACGGACGACATCCGAGCCCGAGAGATACTGGAGCAAACGACACGACGTATAGGTAACAGGTTCGAGACTGGACTTATTTGGAAGAGCGACGACTTCGAATTTCCGGACAGTTGGGGCATGGCAGTGCGTAGATTAAAAGGCCTTGAAGTTAAGCTGACAAAAGATCCAGAACTACGCGAAAACGTATTCCAGCAAATTCGAGAATACTTGACGAAAGGGTACGCACATAAAGCAACTGAAAGGGAGTTGGATGCGGCTAACCCTAAACGCGTGTGGTATTTGCCGATTAACGTGGTCACACATCCCAAGAAACCAGAAAAGAAGCGGCTTGTATGGGACGCAGCAGCCCGAGTTGAAGGCGTGTCGCTGAATTCGCAGTTGATGAAAGGACCAGATTTGTTACGATCGCTGCCATCTGTCATTTGCACGTTTCGAGAACGACCAATCGCATTTGGAGGCGATATTAGAAAGATGTTCCACCAGGTGCAAATCATTCCGGAGGATAAACACTCTCAACGTTTCCTTTTTCGATTTGATGCACAACAGGATCCGGATACTTACATCATGGATGTGGTGACGTTTGGTGCGACCTGCTCGCCATGTTCTGTCCAACACGTGATGCACAAAAATGCACTCGAGTCAGCCGATGAATTTCCAAGCGCTGCAGCAGCAATAATGGGAAGCACTTATATGGACGACTATTTTGATTCAGCTGATTCACCCGAAGAGGTGATAGGGCGAGCTAAAGAAGTTCGCACCATCCACGCGCGCGCTGGATTCGAAATGCGCAACTGGATGAGCAACAGCGAACAAGTTCTGCATGCATTGGGAGAATGTAACGAACAAAAGCGATTGAAGATTGGTCTGGATAAACAGAATGGCTGGGAACGAGTTCTCGGGTTGGTTTGGAACCCGTACGGCGACTTCTTTACGTTCTCTACCGAATTTCAAGGTGATCTCGCTGAGTATGTGACTGGAAACGGTTGGCCGACGAAACGCATAACTGCCCGCTGCGTTATGAGTTTATTTGACCCGATGGGGCTATTGGCACCATATCTTATTCATGGTAAAATGTTGATCCAAGACCTTTGGAGATGCGGCATTCATTGGGACCAACGAATTCCAGAGGACGAACATAAGAAGTGGAAGAAATGG CTGCACGTGTTCACAGATGCAAGTGAACTAGGTCTAGGCTGCGCAGCATATTTTCGGGTCGTCAATGATGCGGGAGTCTATTGTACGTTGGTCATGGCAAAAAGCAAAGTTGCGTCAATCAAGTATCAATCTATTCCCAGGAGAGAATTACAGGCGGCAACACTCGGAGCGAGATTGGCGGTACGTGTCCACGATTGTCACTCTCTTAATATCTGCAGTACAACCTTCTGGACAGATTCGAGCACCGTACTTTCTTGGATCCGCTCAGACAGCCGAAGATACAAGCAGTACGTTGCCCATCGTGTAGGCGAGATTCTCACACACTCCCAGCTGCAGGACTGGCGGTGGTTACCGTCAAAGGAGAATGTTGCGGACTGCCTGACAAAGTGGGGAAATGATACCGAGCCGGATATAAACAGCAGGTGGTTTCATGCGCCGTCTTTGCTGTGGAAATCGGAGGAAAACTGGCCACAGCAACGAAAAGTCGCGGCGAACACAGAATTAGAACTTCGACCGCGGTATTTACTCCATCATATGCAGATCTCCGAAACTCAACAAGGCGTGGAGCGAGTATCTAAGTGGAACGTGTTAGTTCGATCGATTGCTTTTGCATACCGCTTCATCCGAAACTGTAAACTGAAAGCAAATGGCCAACCGATACAGACGATTAAGGCAGTCGACCATCAACTTAAGTGCTTGCTACGACAGGTCCCAGCTATTGATTTTCCTTTGGATCGAAGTGAATACGAAAAGGCCGAGCAGCATCTGTGGCGAGTCGCCCAGTCCGAATGCTTCTCCGACGAAGTAGcgatattattaaaaaatcgaGACATTTCCGCTGAATTACTAGTGAGTATTGACAAATCTACCCCAACCTACAATAGATGA
- the LOC131687420 gene encoding uncharacterized protein LOC131687420 encodes MLSTVIKECQRCTLQKSKPLAPRMAPLPEQRLTPHVRPFSYVGIDYLGPLEVTVGRRKEKRYVAVFTCLVVRAVHLEVAHSLSTDSCMMAIRRFVRAFGSPVEIFTDNGTNFVGANRQLLQQIKRINSECADTFTDAKTQWSFNPPAAPHMGGVWERMVRSVKETMRALDDGRKLNDEILLTVLAETKWFINSRPLTYMPLETSGDEAITPNHFIFCGSSSGAHEPLRTPVDLAETLRSSYKRSQYLSDALWKRWLKEYFPTLNRRSKWFDDVPAIRVGDLVYLAEGKRRTWIRGKIEKVYPGPDGRVRQATVRTSSGQELLRPVVKLALIEIRNGVSSKLQEPYPDSRGGGCSGSTVPDGVCSD; translated from the coding sequence ATGTTAAGTACCGTTATAAAAGAGTGTCAACGGTGTACGTTACAAAAGAGCAAACCACTAGCCCCCCGAATGGCTCCACTACCAGAACAGCGGCTTACTCCCCATGTCAGACCATTCAGTTACGTCGGAATTGattatttgggaccacttgagGTGACGGTTGGAAGACGTAAGGAGAAACGGTATGTAGCAGTTTTCACTTGTCTGGTCGTCAGAGCTGTCCACCTTGAAGTAGCACACAGCTTATCCACCGATTCTTGTATGATGGCCATTCGGCGATTCGTCCGTGCCTTTGGGTCCCCTGTGGAAATTTTTACGGACAACGGAACTAACTTTGTCGGTGCTAATCGACAGTTGCTGCAACAGATTAAGCGGATCAATAGTGAATGTGCAGATACTTTCACTGATGCCAAAACGCAGTGGTCGTTCAATCCACCCGCGGCCCCCCACATGGGTGGAGTGTGGGAACGCATGGTGCGTAGTGTAAAAGAAACCATGCGTGCTCTCGACGACGGTCGTAAGCTAAACGATGAGATACTGTTGACCGTCCTAGCGGAAACAAAATGGTTTATAAACTCGCGTCCACTCACGTATATGCCACTGGAGACTAGCGGCGATGAGGCAATCACTCCAAATCACTTTATTTTTTGTGGATCATCATCGGGTGCGCATGAGCCATTGAGAACTCCGGTCGACCTCGCGGAGACACTTCGAAGCAGTTATAAGCGAAGCCAGTATCTATCGGATGCCCTTTGGAAACGATGGTTAAAGGAGTATTTTCCAACTCTCAACCGAAGATCGAAATGGTTTGACGACGTCCCAGCTATTCGTGTTGGCGATTTGGTTTATTTAGCCGAAGGCAAACGCAGAACCTGGATCAGAGGAAAAATTGAGAAGGTATATCCAGGACCAGACGGGAGAGTTCGACAAGCAACTGTACGAACATCCAGCGGCCAAGAATTGCTACGGCCGGTGGTAAAGTTGGCGTTGATTGAGATAAGGAATGGTGTATCCAGTAAGCTTCAGGAACCATATCCGGATTCACGGGGCGGGGGATGTTCCGGCAGCACTGTACCAGATGGGGTATGTTCGGACTAG